One Candidatus Thermodiscus eudorianus DNA segment encodes these proteins:
- a CDS encoding aminotransferase class I/II-fold pyridoxal phosphate-dependent enzyme, which translates to MATPEIEDLRRLLDRVDEEILRLLDKRMDLCRRMGRVKRASGTLFVTDRERERRVIERAGPYGSIYRAIVKLCKQAQAGPPESESWFDVYAFYERLARAKPSIRLDAGDPDIPPPEPVLEALSRGLREPGGLSYAPSSGLLELRERIAEYHGVDVREVVVTPGSKAGLAGSLRGVDSVGVILPGWRGYLNIARLYDAYVETLHTDPGGGWKPSPSQLQGLASSVEAVVVNYPNNPTGAVLSGKEARGLVEIARDSGALLVSDEAYRDLVYTGERVSLAELEPEGVVSVYSFSKTFSLPGLRLGYVVGDPAVVGRVREFVASTYTSVPVYAQRAALVALDLLDRVAEERVRVYRGRLEAALRGIDRDVFEVVEPQGAFYLFPRMKCVEDSVDYTFKALERGVGIFPGAAFGGERYNRYIRVSLTRPVDEILQGLEILGELARCRG; encoded by the coding sequence GTGGCAACCCCTGAAATCGAGGATCTTAGAAGGCTCCTAGACAGGGTCGACGAGGAGATACTGAGGCTCCTAGACAAGAGGATGGACCTATGCCGCAGGATGGGCCGTGTGAAGAGGGCTTCGGGCACGCTATTCGTGACTGATAGGGAGAGGGAGAGGCGTGTAATCGAGAGGGCAGGCCCCTATGGGAGCATCTACAGGGCCATAGTCAAGCTATGTAAGCAGGCCCAGGCCGGGCCCCCGGAGAGCGAGTCGTGGTTCGACGTATACGCCTTCTACGAGCGACTGGCCAGGGCGAAGCCATCCATACGCCTCGACGCCGGGGACCCGGATATACCGCCTCCCGAGCCCGTCCTGGAGGCGTTGTCGAGGGGCCTCAGGGAGCCGGGCGGGCTCTCCTACGCCCCCTCCTCTGGTCTCTTAGAGCTTAGGGAGAGGATAGCCGAGTACCATGGGGTTGATGTAAGGGAGGTTGTGGTAACTCCCGGGTCGAAGGCTGGGCTGGCGGGGTCCCTCAGGGGCGTTGATAGCGTGGGCGTTATACTGCCTGGCTGGAGGGGCTACCTGAATATTGCTAGGCTCTACGATGCCTACGTTGAGACGCTCCACACGGACCCCGGCGGGGGGTGGAAGCCTTCTCCTAGCCAGCTTCAGGGGCTTGCGTCGAGCGTGGAGGCGGTCGTGGTTAACTATCCCAATAACCCGACGGGGGCTGTCTTGTCGGGGAAGGAGGCCCGGGGGCTTGTTGAGATCGCTAGGGACTCTGGGGCCCTCCTGGTGTCGGATGAGGCCTATAGGGACCTGGTCTACACGGGGGAGAGGGTTTCCCTGGCAGAGCTGGAGCCTGAGGGTGTTGTATCGGTCTATAGCTTCTCTAAGACCTTCTCCCTGCCGGGGCTGAGGCTGGGCTATGTAGTTGGGGACCCGGCTGTGGTGGGTCGGGTTAGGGAGTTCGTAGCGTCTACCTACACATCCGTCCCGGTTTATGCCCAGAGGGCCGCCTTGGTCGCCTTGGACCTGTTGGACCGTGTCGCGGAGGAGAGAGTCAGGGTCTATCGGGGGAGGCTTGAGGCAGCCCTGAGGGGTATAGACAGGGATGTATTCGAGGTCGTGGAGCCCCAGGGGGCCTTCTACCTCTTCCCCAGGATGAAGTGCGTAGAAGACAGCGTGGATTACACCTTCAAGGCGTTGGAGAGGGGCGTGGGCATATTCCCTGGAGCAGCCTTCGGGGGCGAGAGGTATAACAGGTATATCAGGGTATCGCTGACCAGGCCGGTAGACGAGATCCTACAGGGGCTAGAGATACTGGGGGAGCTGGCGAGGTGCCGGGGCTAG
- the aroC gene encoding chorismate synthase yields the protein MIGRLFRVSIFGESHGKGVGALIEGCPPGIPVDESYIAGELAKRRPGWGLTSPRREADWPEILSGVFRGRTTGGPILVFIRNRDADSSFYEEIRDTPRPGHADYTARVKYWGFNDYRGGGHNSGRLTAGVVAAGAIARRLLETVGVRVYAYITRIGDVEARIDPVDSESFRERVYSSPVRCPDPEASEKMAKAVRRVMAEGDSLGGIVEAVAYNLPVGLGEPPMDGLDSDIAKALVSIPGVKGVEFGAGFRLAGMRGSEANDHWIMRDGRVATASNNMGGVNGGISNGMPLVVRVVFKPTSTIRKSQRSVNLATGEEAVIRGRGRHDPCIAIRAVPVVEAYMAIVLADHLLRWMAWQPLKSRILEGS from the coding sequence TTGATCGGCCGGCTGTTCCGGGTTTCTATATTCGGGGAGAGCCATGGGAAGGGTGTCGGGGCCCTCATAGAGGGGTGTCCCCCGGGGATCCCCGTGGACGAGTCGTACATAGCGGGGGAGCTTGCTAAAAGGAGGCCTGGATGGGGGCTCACCTCCCCCAGGAGGGAGGCCGACTGGCCCGAGATACTCTCCGGGGTGTTCAGGGGCAGGACTACGGGCGGCCCCATACTGGTGTTTATAAGGAATAGGGATGCGGATTCGAGCTTCTACGAGGAGATAAGGGATACTCCGAGGCCCGGGCACGCCGACTATACTGCCCGCGTCAAGTATTGGGGGTTCAACGACTACCGCGGTGGTGGGCACAACTCCGGCCGCCTGACTGCGGGCGTGGTGGCGGCTGGAGCGATCGCCAGGAGGCTGCTCGAAACCGTGGGGGTTAGAGTCTACGCCTACATAACCAGGATCGGGGACGTGGAGGCCCGCATCGACCCGGTTGACAGCGAATCCTTCAGGGAGAGGGTCTACTCAAGCCCAGTAAGGTGCCCCGACCCCGAGGCCTCCGAGAAGATGGCTAAGGCTGTGAGGAGGGTTATGGCGGAGGGAGACAGCCTGGGCGGGATAGTCGAGGCCGTAGCCTATAACCTGCCCGTGGGGCTTGGCGAGCCCCCGATGGACGGTCTCGACAGCGACATCGCCAAGGCCCTAGTCTCAATACCCGGAGTGAAGGGCGTCGAGTTCGGCGCCGGCTTCAGGCTGGCCGGGATGAGGGGGAGCGAGGCGAACGACCACTGGATCATGAGGGATGGCCGCGTCGCCACGGCCTCCAACAACATGGGCGGTGTCAACGGCGGCATAAGCAATGGGATGCCCCTCGTGGTGAGGGTGGTATTCAAGCCCACGTCAACTATCCGGAAGTCTCAGAGGAGCGTGAACCTAGCCACGGGGGAGGAGGCCGTGATTAGGGGGAGGGGGAGGCATGACCCCTGCATAGCGATCAGGGCCGTCCCGGTCGTTGAAGCCTATATGGCCATAGTCCTCGCAGACCATCTACTGAGGTGGATGGCGTGGCAACCCCTGAAATCGAGGATCTTAGAAGGCTCCTAG